In Bdellovibrionota bacterium, one genomic interval encodes:
- a CDS encoding ABC transporter ATP-binding protein: MVNETVLSPTILKLGNIRKQFLSQTALQEINLEIKKGEFFSLLGPSGCGKTTLLRILAGFETATSGTIHLGGKRIDTLTPQERPFNMVFQKYALFPHLSVFENVAFGLKIKKKSQKEIRESVEESLSLVGLSQFSQRYPETLSGGQAQRVALARALVNEPEVLLLDEPLSALDQKMREYMQVELRALQKKLGITFIFVTHDQEEAMIMSDRIGVMNHGVLEEVNTPEELYENPKSLFTAQFVGQMCELKGKIVDRTSQHATIELTQQHRIKGKLLREPDSPAALIYIRPENIQISAHIPNPSDPNTKNFNILKGQVTQKIFRGDQSEICVDIDNKLSMRVMVDSGLKDIQIYQSVFLSFDPEETLVFGT; encoded by the coding sequence ATGGTTAATGAAACTGTTTTAAGCCCTACAATCCTAAAGCTGGGAAATATTAGAAAACAATTTTTAAGTCAAACTGCCTTGCAAGAAATCAACCTTGAGATCAAAAAGGGTGAGTTTTTTTCCCTATTAGGGCCAAGCGGTTGTGGCAAAACCACTCTGTTGAGAATCCTCGCAGGATTTGAGACTGCAACGTCAGGAACAATCCATCTTGGAGGTAAGCGCATCGACACGCTCACTCCACAAGAAAGGCCATTCAATATGGTTTTTCAAAAGTATGCTCTATTTCCTCATTTGAGCGTTTTCGAAAACGTTGCCTTTGGACTTAAAATTAAGAAAAAATCTCAAAAAGAAATTCGCGAGAGCGTGGAAGAATCCCTTAGCCTTGTAGGACTTTCTCAATTCAGTCAAAGATATCCTGAAACTCTTTCAGGCGGACAGGCGCAGCGCGTGGCTCTGGCGAGAGCTCTCGTCAACGAACCGGAAGTTCTTCTATTGGACGAACCTCTTTCAGCTTTAGATCAAAAAATGCGAGAGTACATGCAGGTCGAGCTAAGAGCTTTGCAAAAAAAATTAGGTATCACCTTTATTTTTGTAACTCATGACCAAGAAGAAGCCATGATCATGTCTGATCGTATCGGAGTTATGAATCACGGAGTTCTAGAAGAAGTAAATACACCAGAAGAACTTTATGAAAATCCGAAGAGCCTATTTACTGCTCAGTTTGTCGGCCAAATGTGTGAGTTGAAAGGCAAGATCGTCGATAGAACATCTCAGCACGCCACGATTGAACTGACTCAGCAGCACAGAATTAAGGGTAAACTTTTAAGAGAGCCAGACTCACCCGCTGCTTTAATTTATATTCGTCCAGAAAATATTCAAATTTCCGCTCATATCCCAAATCCATCTGACCCAAACACCAAAAACTTCAATATATTAAAAGGCCAAGTCACCCAAAAAATCTTCAGAGGAGATCAATCTGAGATCTGCGTAGATATCGACAACAAGCTCAGCATGCGCGTAATGGTCGACTCTGGTCTAAAAGACATTCAAATCTATCAATCTGTATTTTTAAGTTTTGACCCTGAGGAAACTTTGGTTTTCGGCACATGA
- a CDS encoding spermidine/putrescine ABC transporter substrate-binding protein, protein MSTLKNYFLHFFLAAVVIATFGCTKKESKEVNLAIWGSYLSPELVEKFTKENGIKINVSNYTSNEELLAKVQAGSSGIDVAVPSDYMVQIMIKLDLLEPIDMAKITNKDLFAQEWMNQSFDPGNKFSLPYAWSTAGIAVNRALYKGEIKDWKDVLENPELKGKFSLLDDVREVTAMALKFNGATVNSVDPKELEKAKALLLKVKPNVKMFRSDTVEALVHKEIAVAHAYSSDALMAGSKDSNIEYILPASGGTKAMDNLVVFKNAKNKENAFKLLDFISSKDSNLAFVVRSRGGPVLKTTRDLLPADIKNNPSLFPDSKTLSKFESLQDLGENTKLYDTIWTSVKSE, encoded by the coding sequence ATGTCGACACTAAAAAATTATTTTTTACACTTTTTTTTGGCAGCAGTTGTAATCGCTACATTTGGATGTACAAAAAAAGAATCCAAAGAGGTCAATTTAGCAATTTGGGGCAGTTACTTGTCTCCAGAACTGGTGGAAAAGTTCACGAAAGAAAATGGAATCAAAATTAACGTTTCAAACTACACTTCCAACGAAGAGCTTTTGGCAAAAGTACAAGCTGGATCGAGCGGAATCGATGTAGCAGTTCCTTCAGACTATATGGTGCAAATCATGATCAAGTTGGATTTGCTTGAGCCCATCGATATGGCAAAGATCACAAACAAAGATCTTTTTGCTCAAGAGTGGATGAATCAATCTTTCGATCCAGGAAATAAATTTTCTTTGCCATATGCTTGGAGCACGGCGGGTATTGCTGTGAACAGAGCGCTCTATAAAGGCGAAATTAAGGACTGGAAAGATGTCCTGGAGAATCCCGAGCTCAAAGGCAAATTCTCTCTCTTGGATGATGTGAGAGAGGTTACAGCCATGGCTCTGAAGTTCAATGGAGCGACAGTAAATTCTGTGGATCCTAAGGAGCTGGAAAAAGCAAAAGCACTTCTCTTAAAAGTAAAACCCAATGTGAAGATGTTTAGATCAGATACTGTAGAAGCTCTAGTGCACAAAGAGATTGCGGTAGCTCATGCTTATTCTTCAGATGCTTTAATGGCCGGATCTAAAGACTCTAATATTGAGTACATCCTTCCCGCAAGTGGTGGAACAAAGGCCATGGACAATCTCGTTGTTTTTAAAAATGCTAAGAACAAAGAAAACGCGTTTAAACTTTTAGACTTTATATCGAGCAAAGATTCAAACCTTGCCTTTGTAGTGAGATCTAGAGGCGGGCCAGTTTTAAAGACAACAAGAGATCTGTTGCCTGCGGACATCAAAAACAACCCATCACTTTTCCCAGATTCAAAAACCCTCTCAAAATTTGAGAGCCTCCAAGATCTAGGAGAAAATACAAAACTCTACGACACCATCTGGACCTCCGTAAAATCCGAATAA
- a CDS encoding amidoligase family protein, whose protein sequence is MGFGFKYFLLIFLCSVQLWADSTPSFLKTLRTQYFSYDGKQRFGLEVEYTHLSIEEAAGIAKSFLGGTIEASKSKEGLDALTVKSSLIGDIKIKVETNQTSESINDKSNWVYEIVSDPLTYPQVFLFQQLLNKLKSAGARGAENGAPLATQTNTEAQFKTEAPILSDEDIKYEFRVARNHYNNYDQIMKELAPNDSRLKYIQPASDGMMERSSDPSYDPTALDILHDYIYRQSMELFIKDQAWKLPIAEVKRIAKELRYPIVKRVVKLNSYRMSSMLLYQFPGDPYLQQYLKHTWTFRAPISEQRARDNDFNVIEPVQDSVALRNATRLLGLFLYNPDTGELEPLRKKTAVRSTPSLTLKTPALCAPLFAH, encoded by the coding sequence TTGGGTTTTGGGTTTAAATACTTTCTACTTATTTTTCTTTGCAGCGTCCAACTCTGGGCGGACAGCACCCCCTCGTTTCTTAAAACTCTTAGAACTCAATACTTCTCTTACGATGGCAAACAGCGTTTTGGACTTGAAGTCGAATACACCCATCTCTCCATTGAAGAAGCCGCCGGCATTGCAAAATCCTTTTTAGGTGGCACCATTGAAGCTTCAAAATCCAAAGAAGGTTTAGATGCACTGACTGTTAAATCATCCCTTATTGGAGATATTAAAATCAAGGTAGAAACAAACCAAACAAGCGAATCCATTAATGATAAATCCAACTGGGTTTATGAAATTGTTTCGGATCCTCTTACCTATCCACAAGTATTTTTATTCCAACAGCTTTTAAATAAACTCAAATCTGCAGGAGCGAGAGGGGCCGAAAATGGAGCGCCACTTGCCACTCAAACCAATACTGAAGCCCAATTTAAAACAGAAGCGCCTATCCTTTCCGATGAAGACATCAAATATGAATTCCGTGTCGCAAGAAATCACTACAACAATTACGATCAAATCATGAAAGAGCTAGCTCCAAATGATTCGCGCTTAAAATACATTCAACCGGCATCTGACGGAATGATGGAGCGATCTAGTGACCCTAGCTATGACCCGACAGCATTGGATATCCTTCATGATTATATCTATCGTCAATCAATGGAACTCTTTATAAAAGATCAAGCCTGGAAATTGCCAATTGCAGAAGTTAAAAGGATAGCCAAAGAACTCAGATACCCCATTGTTAAAAGAGTTGTGAAGTTAAATTCCTACAGAATGAGCTCTATGCTTTTATATCAATTTCCAGGGGATCCTTATCTACAACAATATTTGAAACACACGTGGACATTCCGTGCACCCATCTCAGAACAAAGAGCCCGCGATAATGACTTTAATGTTATTGAACCAGTTCAGGATAGCGTAGCCCTACGAAATGCCACGCGACTTCTTGGGCTATTTCTATACAATCCAGACACAGGCGAATTGGAACCACTTCGTAAAAAAACCGCGGTCAGATCGACGCCCTCTTTAACTCTCAAAACCCCTGCTCTTTGCGCTCCTCTATTTGCTCACTAA
- the msrB gene encoding peptide-methionine (R)-S-oxide reductase MsrB, giving the protein MKHYIILSILLNILLNAGAAMSQEYKKPSDNELKKLLSPTQYEVTQRCNTEPPFQNEYWNHKEEGIYVDVATGEPLFSSTDKFDSGTGWPSFTKPIDKKHVQEKKDSTHGMVRTEVVSASGKSHLGHVFDDGPKGQPRYCINSASLKFVPKNELDKKGYGQYLKLFDKK; this is encoded by the coding sequence ATGAAACACTATATTATTTTATCCATTTTACTAAATATTTTATTAAATGCAGGAGCAGCCATGAGCCAAGAGTACAAAAAACCATCTGACAATGAACTTAAAAAACTACTTTCACCAACACAATATGAAGTCACGCAGAGATGCAATACCGAGCCTCCTTTCCAAAATGAATATTGGAACCATAAAGAAGAGGGGATTTATGTGGATGTTGCTACAGGAGAACCTCTTTTTAGCTCCACTGATAAGTTTGATTCCGGAACCGGTTGGCCGAGTTTTACCAAACCCATCGATAAAAAGCATGTTCAAGAAAAGAAAGACTCTACTCACGGGATGGTGAGAACCGAGGTTGTTTCGGCCTCGGGAAAATCTCATCTGGGGCACGTCTTTGACGACGGGCCAAAAGGCCAGCCTAGGTACTGTATCAATTCCGCATCTTTAAAATTCGTTCCTAAGAATGAATTAGATAAGAAAGGGTACGGTCAGTACCTAAAATTATTCGATAAAAAGTAA
- a CDS encoding C25 family cysteine peptidase produces the protein MKQLSLLLVVLAFVTKVNAAEISISASNIKVAKATKTTLSKSIVNQNIAGFSTITVEDLENDKNIGAPALPVKSLLLQGTPEQIQVAVSVKSEQVLANVKPIPTQEEDCRCATQKIRSFQYNANLYKSQAPYTLTYLGAFRGTPITRLDVNVASYDATKNQVAVKTQMNVQFNVPEYSFQAGDYKDYLIVTTQNLKSGVDQFVTWKKSQGYNVNVEEVSAPTIASISALVKKHYAAGADFAIFIGDEKQIPMHKVDTDGSSQTPTDIKYFTLDGANDYIPDMFYSRIVASSAAQVATELNKSSEFEQKSAQDLTGLKKIIGIASNEGSGPSDEQYVRSIEKNFASVLGTTSTHFNQDDSSSNPTELNEAFNGGAFWLTYLGHGSGTDWASMAKWYNVSDVQRMKNASSVKPIVIDVACMNGVIESGYLGSTLMAGFENSDAAGVAAYYGGTVNISWHPPAVMAQGIASEHLSKKFKHLGEALFAGQLYLAAKWNNKEQVIDNFEWYHLQGDPGMNIEF, from the coding sequence ATGAAACAATTATCGTTATTATTAGTAGTACTCGCATTTGTAACTAAGGTGAACGCTGCGGAAATTTCTATCAGCGCTTCAAATATCAAAGTTGCTAAAGCAACTAAAACCACACTCAGTAAGAGTATCGTTAATCAAAACATTGCAGGATTTTCAACAATCACGGTAGAAGATTTAGAGAACGATAAGAACATTGGAGCTCCAGCGCTTCCGGTAAAAAGCTTATTGTTACAAGGTACACCAGAGCAAATTCAAGTTGCAGTATCCGTAAAATCTGAGCAAGTACTAGCTAACGTAAAGCCAATTCCTACTCAAGAAGAAGACTGCCGTTGCGCAACTCAAAAAATCAGAAGTTTTCAATACAATGCAAACCTCTATAAGTCACAAGCTCCATACACATTGACATACCTAGGTGCGTTCCGTGGAACACCAATCACTAGATTGGATGTGAATGTTGCTTCTTACGATGCTACAAAAAATCAGGTTGCAGTAAAAACACAAATGAATGTGCAATTCAATGTTCCTGAATACTCATTCCAAGCGGGTGATTATAAAGATTATTTGATCGTTACCACGCAAAACCTAAAAAGCGGTGTAGATCAATTTGTTACTTGGAAAAAATCTCAAGGTTACAATGTTAACGTTGAGGAAGTTTCAGCTCCAACGATTGCTTCTATTTCTGCGTTAGTGAAAAAACATTATGCGGCAGGAGCGGATTTCGCGATCTTTATCGGTGACGAAAAACAAATTCCTATGCATAAAGTAGATACTGATGGTTCAAGCCAAACTCCAACGGACATCAAGTATTTCACTTTAGACGGAGCAAACGATTATATTCCTGACATGTTCTACTCAAGAATCGTAGCTTCATCTGCGGCCCAAGTTGCAACAGAGTTGAACAAATCTTCAGAGTTCGAACAAAAAAGCGCTCAAGATTTAACAGGTCTTAAAAAGATTATCGGTATTGCTTCTAACGAAGGCAGCGGTCCCTCTGACGAACAATACGTAAGATCTATCGAAAAGAATTTTGCATCCGTACTGGGTACAACTTCAACCCACTTCAACCAAGACGATTCAAGCTCAAATCCAACAGAGCTCAATGAAGCTTTCAATGGTGGAGCTTTCTGGCTAACTTATCTTGGTCACGGTAGTGGAACTGACTGGGCAAGTATGGCTAAGTGGTACAATGTTAGTGACGTTCAAAGAATGAAGAATGCTTCTTCAGTAAAACCCATCGTGATCGACGTTGCCTGCATGAATGGTGTGATTGAATCAGGTTATCTCGGATCGACATTGATGGCAGGGTTTGAGAATTCCGATGCTGCTGGTGTTGCGGCTTACTACGGTGGAACAGTGAATATCTCTTGGCATCCACCTGCAGTCATGGCTCAAGGTATTGCTTCAGAACATCTTTCTAAGAAGTTCAAGCACTTGGGTGAAGCATTATTTGCAGGTCAATTGTACTTAGCTGCAAAATGGAACAACAAAGAGCAAGTTATTGATAATTTCGAGTGGTACCATCTACAAGGTGATCCAGGAATGAATATCGAGTTTTAA
- a CDS encoding DUF748 domain-containing protein, with protein MFKKNIFKIPTSLLYILFALILIRVTLPMIGKYAVNWYLKDKILPYTGRIEDFDLSILRGAYQFEGFVIEKYREDQKKKLDPLIKADLIDVSLAWRALFKGRLLGDLNINKAEITFLDGTKNNTQSGMEEDLSWKDVFVTLIPIDIEDLKIHNSIIAFKNYDLKEPINVYISQIELRASNINNSERKSKTIFSDLNFSAKLQDQAPIHIKGSFDILSKIPAYDLSLTIKEFNLPIINKLLFAYGPVTFTRGNLSVYSEMATQKTRVDGYVKAFFKNLDVVAPKEVFDSFKHFLYEMVTALGNLLLRSSEKKEIAFRVPIEGPITQLSVSGKEAFFSALKNTFKDEKLKEGLEKSISMEDVKKGKKPEASAEEKKKIKAL; from the coding sequence ATGTTCAAAAAAAATATTTTTAAAATTCCTACATCACTACTCTACATACTGTTTGCTTTAATATTGATTAGAGTAACTTTGCCTATGATTGGAAAATATGCGGTGAATTGGTATCTCAAAGATAAAATTCTACCCTACACCGGACGCATTGAAGATTTTGATCTCTCTATATTAAGAGGCGCTTATCAATTCGAAGGCTTCGTCATTGAAAAATATCGCGAAGACCAAAAAAAGAAATTAGACCCGCTCATCAAAGCAGATCTCATTGACGTGTCTTTAGCTTGGCGTGCTTTGTTTAAAGGTCGCCTGCTTGGTGATCTTAACATCAACAAAGCAGAAATTACTTTCTTAGACGGAACAAAAAATAATACGCAAAGTGGAATGGAAGAGGATCTCAGCTGGAAGGACGTCTTCGTGACTCTCATTCCGATAGACATAGAAGATTTAAAAATTCATAACAGTATTATTGCTTTTAAAAATTATGATTTGAAAGAACCTATAAATGTTTATATTTCACAGATTGAATTGAGAGCTAGCAATATCAATAACAGTGAGCGTAAGAGTAAAACCATATTCAGTGATTTGAATTTTTCCGCAAAACTTCAGGATCAAGCTCCCATCCATATTAAAGGATCATTTGATATCTTATCAAAAATTCCGGCTTATGATTTATCTCTCACCATCAAAGAATTCAATTTACCCATCATCAATAAATTGCTCTTTGCCTATGGGCCGGTGACTTTCACGCGTGGGAATTTGAGTGTTTACTCTGAAATGGCTACACAAAAAACCCGTGTTGATGGTTACGTAAAAGCCTTCTTTAAAAATTTAGACGTAGTTGCACCTAAGGAAGTTTTTGATAGTTTTAAGCACTTCCTCTACGAAATGGTGACAGCCCTGGGAAACCTTTTACTGAGAAGCTCTGAGAAAAAAGAAATTGCCTTTAGGGTTCCCATTGAAGGACCCATCACGCAACTTTCGGTCTCTGGAAAAGAAGCCTTCTTTTCAGCCCTAAAAAATACTTTTAAAGATGAAAAACTCAAAGAAGGACTAGAGAAAAGCATTTCTATGGAAGACGTCAAAAAAGGTAAAAAACCTGAGGCAAGTGCTGAAGAAAAGAAAAAAATCAAAGCTCTTTAA
- a CDS encoding site-specific recombinase — translation MLENLKHYFSRWKESKNYKHDLDALLGKANPENPLHERLDWAVDLMQWVRYKRPTQDDYSEIKHIKVPTARLRFLLMVLERRTDWKVSVAKTLRSIIHDVPAMELFAEIGLPQELGLMGEFTSRFFNKIMPERPLSEGMGQLFSALFPHDYDPEWMASLDPQVMGKLIELFFYEVAPEEKNWNRLQLDIEEALLSLVAQVSATGLNSMIRKRMGQKSFREIPFFKLSRQLDELLDVYELGDRALFLVKAKEFRKLIWNCINALREVYKHLNRYGVSVSIVYHVEAAQSKLKRTDDLIGFLMFEELDIELLMYFLIQLVQENQERKSLKALFNQNTRLLARKIVDRSAETGEHYITRDKSEYQSMFKKAAGGGAYTAMTVYLKFLIVSFHMPLFMEGFVASLNYSISFIAIQLSGFTLATKQPSMTASALAAKMQFIDTGESVEVLIDEIVHLVRSQVAGVLGNVGIVIPVVLIIDTAVYLISGHHLIGEEKAKGIIDSTNIFGPTIIYGAFTGVLLWFSSIFAGWMDNWFVFNNMKTTIMYNRRMNFIFGLDACKSVASYFEKNISALAASISLGFLLGFVPELMKFLGLGLDVRHVTLSSGSLAAAVPQYGLEVFHMKEFWFAVAGIILIAFLNLGVSFALALLTAIKSRNIKSIQRENIYKSLWSRFKKKPLSFFYPVENKLVIAEKKE, via the coding sequence ATGCTTGAGAATCTCAAACATTACTTTTCACGGTGGAAAGAATCTAAAAATTATAAGCATGATCTAGATGCTTTATTAGGTAAGGCCAACCCAGAGAATCCTCTTCACGAAAGATTGGATTGGGCGGTGGACCTTATGCAGTGGGTAAGGTACAAAAGACCCACTCAAGACGATTATTCAGAAATCAAACATATCAAAGTCCCGACAGCAAGGCTCAGATTTCTTCTAATGGTGCTCGAGCGCCGCACAGATTGGAAAGTGAGTGTTGCAAAAACTCTAAGATCAATCATTCATGATGTTCCTGCGATGGAACTTTTTGCTGAGATCGGCCTCCCTCAAGAATTGGGTTTGATGGGAGAGTTTACCAGCAGATTCTTCAACAAGATCATGCCAGAAAGACCACTCAGTGAAGGCATGGGGCAGCTATTCAGCGCACTTTTTCCTCACGATTATGATCCGGAGTGGATGGCATCATTGGATCCACAGGTGATGGGCAAGTTGATTGAGCTTTTCTTCTATGAAGTCGCTCCTGAAGAAAAGAATTGGAATCGATTGCAATTAGATATCGAGGAAGCACTTTTGAGTTTGGTGGCACAGGTGAGTGCGACAGGCTTAAATTCGATGATTCGAAAGAGAATGGGACAAAAGAGCTTTAGAGAAATTCCATTTTTTAAATTGAGCCGCCAGTTAGATGAGCTTTTAGATGTTTATGAACTTGGTGATCGTGCGCTTTTTTTAGTGAAAGCCAAAGAATTTAGAAAGCTTATTTGGAATTGCATCAACGCCCTGAGGGAAGTCTATAAACATCTCAACCGATATGGTGTGAGTGTTTCTATTGTTTATCACGTGGAAGCAGCTCAGTCGAAACTCAAGCGTACCGATGATCTGATTGGTTTTTTGATGTTCGAAGAATTGGACATTGAGCTTTTGATGTATTTTCTGATTCAATTGGTGCAAGAAAACCAAGAAAGAAAAAGTTTAAAAGCACTTTTCAACCAAAATACAAGATTACTTGCCAGAAAGATTGTGGATCGCTCAGCTGAAACGGGTGAACACTATATCACTCGCGATAAAAGTGAATACCAGTCTATGTTTAAGAAAGCTGCAGGCGGTGGTGCCTATACGGCAATGACGGTTTACTTAAAATTTTTAATTGTAAGCTTTCATATGCCGCTTTTTATGGAAGGTTTTGTAGCTTCCCTCAATTATTCAATCAGTTTTATTGCGATCCAGTTGAGTGGATTTACGTTGGCGACAAAACAGCCTTCGATGACCGCTTCAGCACTTGCTGCAAAAATGCAATTTATCGATACCGGTGAGTCTGTCGAAGTCTTGATTGATGAGATTGTTCATTTGGTGAGGTCTCAGGTAGCGGGAGTTTTAGGTAATGTGGGAATTGTGATCCCGGTGGTTTTAATTATCGATACGGCGGTTTACTTGATATCTGGTCACCATTTGATCGGAGAAGAAAAGGCTAAGGGAATTATCGATTCTACCAATATATTTGGTCCTACAATTATTTACGGTGCTTTTACTGGAGTTTTATTGTGGTTCTCAAGTATCTTCGCTGGGTGGATGGACAATTGGTTTGTATTCAACAATATGAAAACCACGATCATGTATAATCGCAGAATGAATTTTATCTTCGGGCTGGACGCTTGTAAAAGTGTGGCCAGTTATTTTGAAAAAAACATTTCGGCATTGGCAGCAAGCATTTCCTTGGGATTTTTGTTGGGGTTTGTTCCAGAGCTTATGAAGTTTTTAGGATTGGGATTGGACGTGAGGCACGTTACGCTTTCTTCGGGCTCACTGGCAGCTGCGGTTCCTCAGTATGGACTTGAAGTCTTTCATATGAAGGAATTCTGGTTTGCGGTAGCTGGCATCATACTGATTGCTTTTTTAAATTTGGGTGTAAGTTTTGCGCTGGCACTGTTGACAGCAATCAAATCTAGAAATATTAAATCCATTCAGAGAGAAAACATTTATAAATCATTATGGAGCAGATTCAAAAAGAAGCCTCTTAGCTTCTTTTATCCTGTAGAAAATAAATTAGTGATTGCCGAGAAAAAAGAATAG
- a CDS encoding 4'-phosphopantetheinyl transferase superfamily protein: MSRTFSSDLCQLTQSFGKGAAHLLDVMNNVIFQIEKIPENFTEARYLPVLNREEIFRYKSFSNVLRKRQFLFSRFILKNKLFEVTSKNADEIHFELGPHGKPFIPGKRIQFNLSHSENYVGYVISKKEVGLDLQVQREFSNLNGMIKKVCHPNEIEFITKSAHPESEFLKIWNLKEAYSKCRGLGIQIKFSKLDFSKITQRNFESENSPTVSIEGRDFEVLFKVLERTSIIYVSVFKELGPSAA; the protein is encoded by the coding sequence GTGAGCCGCACCTTTTCCTCAGATTTGTGTCAATTGACGCAAAGTTTTGGAAAAGGTGCGGCTCACCTTTTGGATGTTATGAATAATGTGATTTTTCAGATTGAAAAGATTCCTGAGAACTTTACTGAAGCGAGATATCTTCCTGTTTTGAATCGCGAGGAAATTTTTCGTTATAAAAGTTTTTCAAATGTACTGAGAAAACGCCAATTTCTTTTTTCAAGATTTATTTTAAAAAATAAACTTTTTGAAGTGACGAGCAAAAATGCTGATGAAATTCACTTTGAACTTGGGCCTCACGGCAAACCTTTTATTCCTGGAAAAAGAATTCAATTCAATCTTTCCCATTCGGAAAACTACGTGGGCTATGTGATTTCAAAAAAAGAAGTGGGCCTTGATCTGCAAGTTCAAAGAGAGTTTTCTAATCTTAATGGAATGATTAAAAAAGTTTGTCATCCCAACGAAATCGAATTTATTACAAAATCCGCACACCCAGAATCTGAATTCTTAAAAATTTGGAATTTAAAAGAGGCCTATTCAAAATGTCGTGGATTAGGGATACAAATCAAATTTTCAAAACTCGATTTTTCAAAAATTACTCAAAGGAATTTTGAAAGCGAAAATTCTCCCACTGTCTCAATTGAAGGGCGAGATTTTGAGGTACTTTTTAAAGTTTTAGAGCGCACTTCTATAATCTACGTGTCCGTTTTTAAAGAACTCGGCCCCTCCGCTGCTTAA
- a CDS encoding TetR/AcrR family transcriptional regulator, with amino-acid sequence MVSLAIIRPLRGQTTKKIILDEAMKIASIHGIQGVTIGELAKKVGMSKSGLFAHFENKDNLQLEILRMASEHFVESVMKPAFREEKGLPRIMAMFNHWLVFLNDHSTLPGGSIFISASFELDDRPGVLKDFVQKSQNDLILNMEKAVQLAIDCKHLKSSTNKNDFAWKLYSYILGYHHFKRMLNHPEAEELMRNAVKELIDKNRV; translated from the coding sequence ATGGTAAGTCTTGCTATTATTAGACCATTGCGGGGACAAACTACTAAGAAGATCATCCTTGATGAAGCTATGAAGATTGCTTCGATTCATGGAATTCAGGGGGTCACTATTGGGGAGCTTGCCAAGAAAGTGGGGATGTCAAAGAGCGGATTGTTTGCTCATTTTGAGAATAAAGATAATTTGCAGCTAGAGATTTTAAGAATGGCATCAGAGCATTTTGTAGAGTCCGTAATGAAGCCTGCTTTCAGAGAAGAGAAAGGTCTTCCGCGTATTATGGCAATGTTTAACCACTGGTTAGTGTTCTTAAATGACCACTCGACTTTGCCGGGCGGAAGTATTTTTATATCGGCGTCGTTTGAGCTTGATGATCGTCCAGGGGTTTTAAAGGATTTTGTACAAAAATCTCAAAATGACCTTATCCTTAATATGGAAAAAGCGGTGCAGTTGGCGATCGATTGCAAACACTTGAAATCATCAACAAATAAAAATGATTTTGCTTGGAAATTATATTCCTACATTTTGGGATATCATCATTTCAAAAGAATGTTGAATCACCCTGAAGCAGAAGAGCTGATGAGAAACGCAGTGAAAGAATTGATAGATAAAAATAGAGTTTAG